The Athene noctua chromosome 26, bAthNoc1.hap1.1, whole genome shotgun sequence genome has a window encoding:
- the LOC141970661 gene encoding uncharacterized protein LOC141970661 isoform X2 has protein sequence MSRVRFWWRLLILIVELWIRHFSKTQPCWHQCAFLQTYPGRWKSGSNDSKGRNLTLVSVTQLQNESLKSRDTEEGQESSLASDAACPPTPAPVLPGDADRSLSGQSKEESAGKLAGKELLGKQDAEVEGDDSSADELPRSLGKRSAAGTDVPRGPGQPAVASPAAEAAEADQLASLPATVGTVPAGGKRVNEMGEEAAAGLKTDRSLDADQVSEVSEISGCEEDLQVSDISDSVLIELMDLGFRTRLPERVLDVEALSPAAGSPVGKAPELGEEEKTQSKGGVAEEQGAGPKAAERARDRSACETPEEKSLITERLSLEEIVAWEPEEESLDSQIDLEELAAPQKVQPEIEIEREGSFSQSSEEYLGEIAKELEGELKQEKTHFWQAKKEAIRKLQEEMKQQEEEEARKLPQQKEQSLSFSGCSSLRTPREDLAKAAEEEESRIRKEETERLSKLRAKITSETEAEMEKMRAEHEVTLRKLRGEWESQQAAEKESLERQQRLLLEKMKVEMKEAQQREMTGLEQEKEQFLRELKERLDGEKKKAAEELEKRFAAELQQLKSVEEEKHHKVISSLQTQLAEARRREEAQLREDLRRAEQKAQQKAQVAEYERELSELMREKRQDVEKDHERRMERMKEEHQEALARIRDQYEEEERKQRAELLEGLRSEGARLRQLHEAEAKALQVELDERLAALQLRHREKERELQDLEKELEMRTENIKAGSAQLLSQEESLRKKRQQLLDEDRQAELERDLQLEESRKEHTSLLESTRQLRRSLEELQDQKAELEAQVDLLETRSQRLQKRISELEAAVRSKQETLKELEAEESVEPPRGKAELQVEDLRETLQAHSSRERASPRSQSHENRDLQFDHVRSFISAEGISLRSAKEFLVRQARSMKKRHAALRAAKQQWRQELQKAREAAQDPDGSQLLDSTRKNLEEEAKQLEKMKSAMWKGQALLQKKEEKLSQLESSLLEELSEEDMLKRAAFKKMATFDLSSSEDTDSMSSVDLHQPSFDLRTNLQPALPVDKIQRLTKSVQDISNDLRGVLDILGSLNNCQSPLLSSTPCDSVPLSTYTSLAGVGAGGSLGAPAGLSLLDQRPWSTGLSSGRSVPAGQSADSILAEKYRRYFPGGLPLLSGSSKPLDNKLGYVSAEEQIRLLQRSRSQRRESAKMSIQSLIESSKKWLEDFKRDPKVCLLSGAQKLPASSPSLLQLGLDENREIKVYRY, from the exons ATGAGCAGGGTTCGGTTTTGGTGGCGGCTGCTCATCCTGATCGTTGAGCTCTGGATCAGACACTTCTCCAAAACGCAGCCCTGCTGGCATCAGTGTGCTTTTCTCCAGACCTACCCTGGTCGCTGGAAGTCTGGAAGCAATGATTCCAAAGGCAGAAATCTCACCTTAGTCAGTGTCACTCAGCTGCAG AACGAGTCCTTAAAATCAAGAGACACTGAAGAAGGGCAAGAGTCTTCCCTGGCTTCTGACGCGGCGTGCCCTCCGACGCCAGCTCCCGTCCTTCCTGGAGATGCTGACAGGAGCCTGTCTGGCCAGAGCAAGGAGGAGTCCGCGGGGAAACTCGCTGGCAAGGAGCTACTGGGCAAGCAGGATGCCGAGGTGGAGGGTGACGACTCTTCAGCTGATGAGCTGCCACGGTCTCTGGGGAAGAGGAGCGCAGCAGGGACAGATGTGCCCCGCGGACCTGGGCAACCTGCAGTCGCGTCTCCAGCTGCCGAAGCCGCCGAGGCGGATCAGCTGGCCAGCCTGCCTGCCACCGTCGGCACCGTGCCTGCTGGTGGAAAGAGAGTGAATGAAatgggggaagaagcagcagctggtcTGAAAACAGACCGCAGCCTGGATGCTGACCAA GTTTCAGAGGTTTCTGAGATCAGCGGCTGTGAGGAGGACTTGCAGGTCTCTGACATCTCGGACAGCGTGCTGATTGAGCTTATG GACTTGGGCTTCCGGACTCGCCTTCCCGAGCGGGTGCTGGATGTGGAGGCTCTGTCTCCGGCTGCGGGCAGCCCCGTGGGCAAG GCCCCGgagctgggagaagaggaaaaaacccaaagcaaaggcGGTGTAGCGGAAGAGCAAGGCGCAGGACCAAAAGCTGCGGAGAG GGCGAGGGATCGAAGTGCTTGTGAAACACCAGAAGAGAAGAGTTTAATTACAGAAAGGCTCAGTCTGGAGGAGATCGTGGCCTGGGAGCCGGAGGAGGAATCGCTGGATAGCCAGATCGATCTGGAGGAGCTTGCTGCCCCGCAGAAAGT GCAACCCGAGATTGAAATTGAACGTGAGGGGTCCTTCAGCCAGTCTAGTGAAGAATACCTGGGCGAAATAGCCAAGGAGCTGGAGGGGGAGCTCAAGCAGGAGAAAACGCATTTCTGGCAAGCAAAGAAGGAGGCAATTCGGAAATTACAGGAGGAGAtgaagcagcaggaggaggaggaagccagaAAGCTTCCCCAGCAAAAAGAACAATCCCTCAG tttttctggCTGCTCATCTCTCAGGACTCCAAGAGAAGATTTGGCAAAGGCTGCCGAGGAGGAAGAGTCGCGTATCCGGAAGGAAGAAACCGAGAGGCTCTCAAAGCTGCGAGCCAAAATCACCTCGGAGACCGAGGCTGAGATGGAGAAGATGAG GGCGGAGCACGAGGTGACGCTGCGGAAGCTCCGAGGGGAGTGGGAATCCCAGCAGGCGGCGGAGAAGGAGAGCCTGGAGCGGCAGCAGCGGCTGCTTCTGGAGAAAATGAAGGTGGAAATGAAGGAAGCCCAGCAGAGAGAGATGACTGGGCTGGAACAAGAGAAGGAACAATTCCTGCGTGAGCTCAAGGAGAGACTGGACGGGGAGAAGAAGAAG GCAGCGGAAGAGCTAGAGAAACGGTTTgcagctgagctccagcagctgaagtcTGTGGAAGAAGAGAAGCATCATAAG GTCATTTCCAGCCTGCAAACCCAGCTAGCAGAGGCACGGCGGAGAGAGGAGGCTCAGCTGCGCGAAGACTTGCGGAGAGCCGAGCAGAAAGCGCAGCAAAAGGCCCAAGTCGCGGAGTACGAACGCGAG CTCAGCGAGCTAATGAGGGAGAAGCGCCAGGACGTGGAAAAAGACCACGAGAGGAGAATggagaggatgaaggaggagcaCCAGGAGGCCCTGGCGCGGATTCGGGATCAGTACGAGGAGGAG gagaggaagcaaagagcagagctgctggaaggcCTGCGAAGCGAGGGGGCGCGTCTCCGGCAGCTTCACGAAGCGGAGGCGAAGGCTCTGCAGGTGGAGCTGGACGAGCGGCTCGCTGCGCTGCAGCTCAGGCACAGGGAGAAG GAAAGAGAACTCCAGGATTTGGAGAAGGAGCTGGAAATGCGCACAGAGAACATCAAAGCCGGATCAGCGCAGCTCCTTAGCCAG GAGGAGTctctgaggaagaaaaggcagcagctgctggatgaggaCAGACAGGCTGAGCTGGAAAGAGAT CTCCAGCTagaggagagcaggaaggagcaCACCAGCCTCCTCGAGTCCACCCGGCAGCTGCGTAGgtctctggaggagctgcaggaccaGAAGGCTGAGCTGGAGGCCCAGGTGGACTTGTTAGAGACCCGAAGCCAGAGGCTGCAGAAGCGCATCAG TGAGCTGGAGGCAGCTGTCAGGAGCAAACAGGAGACTCTGAAAGAACTGGAGGCAGAAGAAAGCGTGGAACCTCCAAGAGGGAAAGCTGAGCTCCAGGTGGAAGACCTGAGAGAAACTCTTCAAGCT CACTCCTCCAGAGAACGTGCTTCCCCACGCTCCCAAAGCCATGAGAACAGGGACCTGCAGTTTGATCA TGTCAGGAGCTTCATCTCCGCGGAAGGGATCTCCCTCAGGAGCGCCAAGGAGTTCCTGGTGCGCCAGGCCCGCTCCATGAAGAAGAGGCACGCGGCGCTGCGAGCTGCCAAGCAGCAGTGGCgccaggagctgcagaaagcCCGGGAGGCGGCGCAGGATCCCGACGGCTCCCAGCTCCTGGACAGCACGCGCAAGAACCTGGAAGAG GAGGCgaagcagctggagaagatgaaGTCGGCTATGTGGAAAGGGCAGGcgctgctgcagaagaaagaggagaagctGAGCCAGCTGGAGTCCTCGCTGCTGGAGGAG CTTTCGGAGGAAGATATGCTGAAGAGAGCTGCGTTCAAGAAGATGGCGACTTTTGACCTCAGCAGCTCTGAGGACACCGACAGCATGTCCAGTGTAGATCTGCACCAGCCCAGCT TTGATTTGAGAACCAATTTACAGCCTGCCCTCCCGGTGGACAAGATCCAGCGCTTGACAAAATCAGTGCAGGACATCTCTAATGACCTCAGGGGGGTCCTCGACATCCTGGGCTCGCTGAACAATTGCCAGTCCCCGCTCCTCAGCTCGACGCCCTGCGACAGCGTCCCTCTTTCTACGTACACCTCCTTGGCAGGagtgggggccggggggtccctgggggcccCCGCTGGGCTGTCTCTGTTGGACCAGAGGCCCTGGAGCactgggctgagctctgggcgCTCTGTTCCAGCGGGACAGTCAGCAGACAGCATCCTGGCCGAGAAATATCGCAGGTATTTCCCAG GGGGGCTGCCGTTGCTCAGTGGAAGTTCCAAGCCTCTGGACAACAAGCTGGGATACGTTTCTGCAGA GGAGCAAATACGGCTCTTGCAGCGCTCCCGGTCCCAGAGGCGAGAGTCGGCCAAGATGAGCATTCAGAGCCTGATTGAGAGCAGCAAGAAGTGGCTGGAAGACTTCAAGAGGGATCCAAAAGT CTGTCTCCTCTCAGGTGCGCAgaagctgcctgccagcagccccagcctgctgcagctCGGCCtggatgaaaacagagaaattaaagtcTACCGTTACTGA